A stretch of Lutra lutra chromosome 9, mLutLut1.2, whole genome shotgun sequence DNA encodes these proteins:
- the RAD51AP2 gene encoding RAD51-associated protein 2, giving the protein MSLTLSSARGAEFGGAEFRDPLCFLPPAEDPDSQPPSSKRPRLTEPGSASEAQWRLPLVPRLSEVEKVWQLSPRPVRAPFVSTNVIFDHSTDSSAEKPVSGEQISNPRCQNGKSEMNGCLQSLPSQSFDSGLRASGRSPEAGLCDKEVFSAHCGDGAEAEACSLLPNAAIHDLPEVKDADGKQYLVHGRDNTQEDNCCVKQTENLFGDVTFRKETKSTFHDIKNRCKVDSVTPSNKKENNISASTLNNSKSQNQPSIEIAKPSYFRDSSTISIPEFPTDLNSKMSSVYLKEIAKKKNDKNEAYVRDFTNIYWSKNRPDVKKQKLQDDKNIVEADAENIFSACYESNHQSLSNQNICVRKKDLISLNYYNHSSIISDVTDSEKDFTIILRNANLGEVETCLDIDIFTRSEKSQSQDCNIRHVLGKKRASCWIMDNYKTQSENIKTTGEKTNFLQLIEIDNLSKEDYHYPKAMSTHEKQSKPLMIGTLGSQKALIIFFRLNGKGENSHMLELKYTTQKDFHLNNIFRSFIMAIFYFHENISGNQKDDSILIWCEIFKDKKETDLQSLIIKNMNVIRKNMLCIYLQTSVSEPLNNILKNNGTSLLSNCESLMRIENDSKLVERCIVKWLVHLHFSKNIEENHTVKLARISTFSRLLEDMKPMLEKKLFKTDQVFEESKKKTINSFCLTTKNKHIPIFETYEKIPLLMDFDDEEEISLTKEIYQNKSFPEQFINEENWVHCSPNTVTTHVKSGSPFIQESHRHINEKFYEINIYNPDLDTERKQESTKISSFNFKRIFEDFFNIRQQAIPTNPNLKHSEQTNPWTLIEVLNVMSLLSEIKGKKHDSILKAEVEVMAQSLPNRCQVNKDIEIEKEEKNNFYSVDGMFSMQPVSLMSKKVNLEETKYVNQNNVADRNEYESALQDSKLATSKHFHPKNDSIECVNHQFESDLSLGNNECFQDLTAECLSTEALTIVNDCEMKSKFDLVLEELHMFHEISKENKILSAVETNNGQENYFRENNDIEEVKIETKKDLKMVTVNKVCESSFLCDAITCPNMPKRHQSSFKWKTIPDRGEQEVPKEYSCPRTLEEEFYSTSKEDCEKPSPKRPAFFSDELEGKFHYLLKGVNPSFQHDAWNTAVWLPPHFNTTGNLHLLLLWDHITHSIKGTTEIRNSTLHWRK; this is encoded by the exons ATGTCGCTCACGCTCTCCAGCGCGCGGGGTGCGGAGTTCGGGGGTGCGGAGTTCAGGGATCCTCTCTGCTTTTTACCGCCCGCCGAGGACCCTGATTCCCAACCTCCCAGTAGTAAGCGGCCACGTCTAACGGAACCTGGCAGTGCCTCTGAGGCGCAGTGGAGGCTCCCTTTGGTGCCTCGCTTGTCTGAGGTGGAAAAAGTCTGGCAGTTGTCGCCCAGACCCGTCAGGGCGCCCTTTGTTTCAACTAACGTGATATTTGATCACTCCACAGACTCGTCTGCGGAGAAACCTGTCAGTGGGGAGCAGATATCTAATCCGCGATGCCAAAATGGCAAATCTGAGATGAATGGTTGTTTGCAGTCTCTCCCCTCACAAAGTTTTGATTCTGGTTTGAGGGCTTCTGGAAGGTCTCCTGAAGCAGGACTGTGTGACAAAGAGGTTTTCAGTGCGCACTGCGGCGATGGCGCTGAAGCCGAGGCCTGTTCGCTTCTGCCCAACGCCGCTATACACGATTTGCCTGAAGTTAAAGACGCGGACGGAAAACAGTATTTAGTCCACGGGAGAGACAATACTCAGGAAGACAATTGTTGTGTAAAACAGACAGAAAACCTATTTGGGGATGTTACCTTTCGCAAGGAAACCAAATCAACATTTCATGATATTAAGAACAGATGTAAAGTTGACAGTGTTACGccatcaaataaaaaagaaaataacatttcagcATCAACACTAAATAACTCAAAATCTCAAAACCAGCCCAGCATAGAAATTGCCAAACCCAGCTATTTTAGAGATAGTAGCACAATAAGTATCCCTGAGTTTCCAACTGATTTAAATAGCAAAATGTCCTCTGTCTATTTAAaggaaatagcaaagaaaaagaatgacaaaaacgAGGCATATGTTAGGGatttcacaaacatttactgGTCCAAAAATAGACCTGATGTTAAGAAGCAAAAGTTACAGGATGATAAAAACATTGTGGAAGCCgatgcagaaaatattttttctgcatgcTATGAAAGTAACCACCAGTCACTCAGCAACCAAAATATTTGTGTGAGAAAAAAAGACTTGATCAGTTTAAACTACTATAACCACAGTAGTATCATATCTGATGTAACAGACTCTGAAAAGGATTTCACTATAATACTAAGGAATGCAAACTTGGGAGAAGTAGAAACATGCCTGGACATTGACATTTTTACCAGATCAGAAAAATCTCAAAGCCAGGACTGTAACATTAGACATGTTTTGGGAAAAAAGAGGGCAAGTTGTTGGATTATGGATAATTACAAGACTCAAAGTGAAAATATTAAGACAACTGGAGAAAAAACGAATTTTCTACAATTAATAGAAATAGATAATTTAAGCAAAGAAGATTATCACTATCCAAAAGCCATGAGTACACATGAAAAACAATCAAAACCGCTCATGATAGGGACACTTGGTAGCCAAAAggctttaataattttttttcgaTTAAATGGTAAGGGAGAAAACAGTCATATGCTAGAGTTAAAATATACTACACAAAAAGACTttcatttaaacaatatttttagaagtttcattatggcaattttttattttcatgaaaatatttcaggaaatcaAAAAGATGATAGTATTTTAATCTGGTGTGAAATTTTCaaggataaaaaggaaactgATCTTCAAAGTCTAATAATTAAGAATATGAATGTCATTAGAAAGAATATGTTATGCATATATTTACAAACTAGTGTTTCAGAACCTTTAAATAACATATTGAAAAACAACGGAACTTCTTTGCTCAGTAACTGTGAATCTTTAATGAGAATTGAAAATGATTCTAAATTAGTGGAGCGATGCATTGTCAAATGGTTAGtgcatttgcatttttcaaaaaacatagaggaaaatCATACTGTGAAGCTAGCAAGGATTTCAACTTTTTCAAGACTATTAGAAGATATGAAACCTATgttagaaaaaaagttatttaaaactgATCAAGTTTTTGAGGAGTCTAAGAAAAAAACCATCAATTCCTTTTGTCTGacaactaaaaacaaacatattCCAATTTttgaaacatatgaaaaaattccTCTTTTAATGGATTTTGATGACGAGGAGGAAATTTCTTTGACAAAAGAAATTTACCAGAATAAAAGTTTTCCTGAACAAttcataaatgaggaaaattGGGTTCACTGTAGTCCTAATACTGTTACAACACATGTTAAGTCTGGCTCTCCATTTATACAGGAAAGCCATAGAcacattaatgaaaaattttatgaaataaatatatacaaccCAGATTTAGACACTGAAAGAAAACAGGAGTCTACTAAGATCAGTAGCTTTAATTTTAAGCGCATATTTGAAGATTTCTTCAACATTAGGCAACAGGCCATACCAACAAACCCCAACTTAAAACATAGTGAACAAACCAATCCTTGGACTCTAATTGAAGTGCTAAATGTTATGAGCTTGCTAAgtgaaatcaaaggaaaaaaacatgacTCAATTTTGAAGGCGGAAGTAGAAGTCATGGCACAAAGTTTACCCAACCGTTGTCAAGTTAACAAAGATATTgagatagaaaaggaagagaaaaacaatttctaTTCAGTGGATGGCATGTTTTCTATGCAACCAGTTTCCTTAATGAGTAAAAAAGTAAATCTGGAAGAAACTAAATatgttaatcaaaataatgtGGCTGACAGAAATGAATATGAGAGTGCTTTGCAAGACAGTAAGTTGGCTACTTCAAAGCATTTTCATCCAAAGAATGATTCTATAGAATGTGTTAATCATCAATTTGAAAGTGATTTGAGTCTAGGGAACAATGAATGTTTTCAGGACTTAACTGCTGAGTGTTTATCAACAGAAGCTCTGACAATAGTGAATGATTGTGAGATGAAGAGTAAATTTGATTTAGTACTTGAAGAACTTCATATGTTTCATGAAAttagtaaggaaaacaaaattctaagtGCTGTGGAAACAAACAATGGGCAAGAAAATTACTTTAGAGAAAATAATGATATTGAAGAGgtaaaaatagagacaaaaaaagatttgaaaatggTTACAGTCAACAAAGTATGTgagtcttcctttctctgtgatgCCATAACATGTCCTAACATGCCTAAAAGACACCAAAGttcatttaaatggaaaacaatacCCGATCGCGGAGAACAGGAAGTTCCAAAGGAATATAGCTGTCCAAGAACCCTGGAAGAGGAATTTTACTCTACTTCCAAGGAAG aCTGTGAAAAACCTTCACCTAAAAGGCCTGCTTTTTTCTCTGATGAACTTGAGGgaaaatttcattatttactGAAGGGAG